The sequence below is a genomic window from Lepus europaeus isolate LE1 chromosome 9, mLepTim1.pri, whole genome shotgun sequence.
CCTCTCACACAAGCAAAGTGGCACTGCAGTTTAGGAATCTGGCAAAAAGAAAATCCTCAGCATTTCACTCCACTGAACATGAACACAACTGCTCAAAAGTTACATTCCTTCCAAAAACCTGAAGTGGCTCTGTCACCTGAAAAGAACAGAAAGCATGCCAGCCCTGTGATGGCGCTATGGTGCAGGTCCTGGCTCATTCCGGGCTCCAGTCACACTGTGCTATCCACCACAAGCCGACAGATAAGAGCACCTAGGAACACATCTAACGGGAAATACCACCGAGCACCACCTCTGTCCTGTTGGGTCGGGAGCAGAACTCTGAGAGCGCCAGGATGCTTGCTAACTCTGTGTCTGTGGAGACGGCTGTCAGCCTCCACCAGATGCCAAACCAATGGTGCTGCCCATCCTGGACTGTAAACCTCCAACTGTCAGCCGCAAAACACCTcttccttcccaagaagctcctctcagcTTTGTACCTGCGGTGCCGAGCCGTTTCCCTGTCAGCCGCGCCGGGGAAGGAGGGAGTTGCCCCTGAGGTGCTGCCGCTTGCTGCCCCGGGTAGGGGCACAGTCACACCCAAGGCCATGTCTTACTACCTCAACTCAGAAAACCACCGGGACCCAGGTCCCATCTATGTACGAGAAAACGGTCAGTTGCACGTGGTCAGTCTGGCTCTGGACAACGTCAGGAGTAGCCTGCAGAATCCGAGGCCCTTCCAACTGTTTTCCAAAGGCTTTTCTGTGGAGCTTTGCATGAACAGGGAAGACGACACTGCACAGAGAGAAGACTGATCATTTCATCTTCACGTACACCTGGGAGGGGAATCTCCGGTACTCGGCCAAATCCCTCTTCAACCTGGTCCTTGGCTTCATCTCCGACAATGTTGATCACATTGATTCCCTCATTGGCTTTCCTGAGCAGATTGCTGAAAAGCTGTTCTCTGCTGCTgaagccagacagaaattcacagagccaggtgcagggctgaCAGCTTTGCAGAAATTTACTGAGGCCCATGGAAGTCTGGTGCTTTGCTCCCTGTGTTTGCGGAACAGATACCTGGTGATTTCAGAAAAGCCTGAGGAGATTAAGTCTTTCTGGGGGCTGACCTGCCTGGATCTTTCCTGTTGCAAGCTTGGAGATAACCACAAACTTCTAGAATACCTCACCAATGAGGCTCTGTCCAGTGTCACTCAACTCCACCTGAAGGATAATTGTTCATCGGATGCTGGGGTGAGGAAAATGACAGCCCCTGTTCAAGTGATGAAAAGAGGCCTTGAAAATCTAACATTATTAAACTTATCTTGTAACCCTGAGATCACAGATGCAGGAATTGGATACctgttttctttcagaaaactAAACTGCTTAGATATCTCTGGGACAAGGCTCAAGGATGTAAAAGCCGTCAAGCACAAGCTGCAGGCACACATAGGCCTTGTTCACTCCAAAGTGCCCTTGAAGGAATCTGACCATAGTATCCGCAAGACGAAGGGCTGGGCCGATCAGACCGTGCGGCAGTGGGAGTGGAAGATGGTGAAATCTGTGAAGACGCCAACAGCGGCGGAGCCTCGGAAAACAGCACAGTACTTCTATAGCAGCCGGTTCCTCACGGAGGCCTCGCTAAGGTGTCCCCTGGAAGACACTTCTGGGAAACTCCAGTTCTACAGAGAGAAGACTGCAGACTCCCACGGGCCGCTGTTGAAACACGAGGCTGTCTCGACCCAGGAGTCGAAGAGCAAGAAGAGAGCAAGTCAGAGAAGGAGCAGAGTAACTCCTCACAGGCTTCCAAGCAGAAATGCGTGTGCCTCACTGTGCAGGACTGGGACTCAGTAAACGCCTACTGATTGGCAGCTGCAGGCAGACCTTTATTCCCAAAACTCTAACTTAAGAGAAAGGGGACTGATGATGATTTACTTTTTGTTTGAATTTACCTATGGCATTAGCATAGCAAGCAGACATTTCTACTTTTGTGGTGGGGAGGGGAATGCTATGGAAGTATGTAATAATTTCTAATGTATATTTTCAATACAtagtaattttttcaaataaacgtTTTCgctgtccttaaaaaaaaaacaaaacaaaaaaaacactcctAAGTGGACTGAGTCATGACTCTTAATGATCAAATACCATCAAAAGGCAAGCACTGCAATGGCTACCTATGGGGATAGTATCCTCAAACGGAAAACATCTACAACATGTTCTTCCTCAGGCTTAGGCGACATGGTGTCCTCCTGATATCCCaccttccagctgctgcttccagCCTCCCTTACTGCCCCCTGGGAGGCTCTACTCCCTAACTGGCTTCGTCACCCACCTGTTCTCCTCAGGGCTTCTCAGGCAGTTTTGTGGCACTAAGTCTCATTTGTCTGCTGATGACACCCATACATGCCTTTCAAGCCTCTACCCTAAGCCCCGCTGCAACCAACTCTTATTTCCATTTGGAATCTCCACTCAGATGTCTAACAAGCATCTCAAATCTAGCAAGACCAAATATGGAACTCCTGACCTCCCCATACCCTAAAATATTAATAACACCACTAGCCACAATGTTTACTGCTCGGGTCAAATGTTTAGGAGACATCCTGGAGACATTTGAATCCCACATTTGATGAGctagttttaagattttatctccAAACCGTATCTCAATCTAATGACCAATCATCATCTCTCCCTGGCTACTCTCCCACCACTGACCATATGGTCAGCAAGAAAAGCCTCCTTTCCTGCCTCGCTCCATCCTCCATATACCTTTCTAAAGAACAATCACTGATTTCACTACCCTGTGTGAAACACtcatggggccagcgcagtggcacagcaggtgaaagccctggcctgaagcaccagcatcccttatgggcaccagttctaatcccagctgctcctcttccaatccagctctctgctatggcctgagggagcagtagaagatggcccaagtgcttgggccctgcaccaactagggagatccagaagaagctcctggctttggatggcgtAGCTCCAgagttacggccatctggggagtgaaccattggatggaagacctctctctgtgtctctacctctctctgtaactttcaaataaatgaaataaatcttaaaaaagaaaaaggaacactcCAATTGTTTCCCCTTAGACTTAAAGTAAAATCAGGAGCGAGGGTTGTAGagccgtgggttaagccactgcttgagataaTTGCATCCCGTATCACAATGCCTGTTTGAATCTCATGTGCTCCGCTTCTAATCGAGCTCCCTGTTAATccctcctggaaggcagtggatgctggctcaagtgcttggactccatGTGGGTGAGGCTGAAGGCTCCTGGttagcctggctgagccctggctgttgtgggcatttaggagtaaaccagcagatcaaagattgatcactctttctcattttcttcctgtcctcctttcctcttccctccaactttcaagtacatgaaaataaaatttttaaagatttatttatttgaaagacagagttacagagagaggtagagacagaaagaaaggtcttccatccgctggttcactccccagatagccgcaatggcgggagctgcaccgatctgaagccaagagccaggagattcttccgggtctcccacacaggtgcagggacccacagacctgggccatcctctactgctctcccacgccacagcagagagctagaccagaagaggagcagccaggactagaaccggcgcccatctgggatgccggcacttcaggccagggctttcacctgctgtgccacagcaccggccccatgaaaataaattaaaaaaaaaaaaattgttttaggctggcaccgcggctcaataggctaatcctccatctccagcgccggcacactgggttctagtcccggttggggcgccagattctgtcccggttgctcctcttccagtccagctctctgctgtggcccgggagtgcagtggaggatggcccaagtctttgggccctgcacccgcatggagaccaggagaagcacctggctcctggctcctggctccggatcagcgcggtgcgccagccacagtgcaccagccgcagcggccattgaggggtgaaccaacggaaaaggaagacctttctctctgtctctctctctctcactgtccactctgtcaaaaaaaaaaatttttttttttttttttttttttaagtaaaagccAAACTAATTATCAGTCCCTACAAAATCTGGCCCCTACTATTTTTTAGACCTTCCTTCCCAGGCTCCAACTACATAAGAAGGATTTCCTTCCATCCCTTGAACAAGTGAAGACTGTATCCTACATTTAGGTTTCTGGACTACCCATTCTGCTGCAAAGCTTTCCTCCAGATTTTATATGACTGCCACCATCTCATCTCTCAGGTCTCAGAAAGGCCTGTCCCAAGGCAAGCTAAAACTCTCCTCTACCACTACCCAGGCAATCTCTatcccattcaaaataatatcaaATGCTTAAGCAGGTTCGTGGTATGCCAACTCCTCTTCCTACTGCTTTCATCCACTTTGTTTTCCCCCATACTTTTCactaaattgttatttatttattctgtgtgTCGTCCCATTCCCTGTGGGACATTAGCTTGTTGAGAGCAGGGACGGTCTTACTCATTTCTGAAGCCCCAGTACTTTGAACAGTGTCTGGTATATACGACGAAATCAGAATTTGTTTACTGAttagaagttgaaaaaaaaggtagatttaaaaaatgtatctctAACGATAAAATGGGATTTATTCTTAGAATGCAAGAATGTTCAACCAACAAGAATTAAttatgggggccagttctagtcctggctgctccacttccaatccagctctctgctatggcctggaaaagcagaagatggcccaagtccttgggtccctgcacgtgcatgggagaccctggctcctagcttcggatcagcacagctctggccattgcggccatctggggagtgaaccatcggacggaagacctttttctctctctgcctctcctctctctgtgttcctctttcagataaataaataatcttttaaaaaagaaaaaagaaaaaaaaaacaagaactaaTTAGGGCcccggcactgtgacgtagtggtaaagctgccacctttagTGCCAACATCCAATAcaggcgccagttggagtcctggctgctctacttccaatccaactctctgctatggcccgggaaagcagtagaagctgccgcaagtgcttggacccctgcacctgcatgggactcccagaagaaactcctggctcctggctttggataggcacagctctggccattgtggacatctggggagtgaaccagcggatgaaagacctctctctctctctctctctgcataactctgcctttcaaataaataaatcaaccaatcttaaaaaaaattaattaatgtgaCATACAAcattaataaaggaaaaaatgcacAATGATCATCTCATTGATGCATAAAAAGTATATGACCAAATGCAATACCTCTGGAGCACATGttaagcctagcagttaagatgccaagtGAGATACCtggatcccacatcagagtacctgggtttaatcaCCAGCTCTAGCTCATCTCTGGTTTTGTTACTGCAGACCTCTGCAGGCAGCTCAAGtaactggtttcctgccacccatgtggaagacctggattgagttctcagattCACTTCTGCCCAGttcaacccagccccagctgttgcaggtatttcagGAATCAATCTGTAGATAAGAGTtatttctctcaaataagtaaaaattttaaaatgtttaaatattcaacattattttttaaacttttattttcatctatttgaaaagctagtgagggctggcactgtgataagGCAAGTTGGGTTgccgcctgagatgctggcattccatatggacacctgttcatgtcacagctgctctacttccaatccagctccctgttaatgcacctgggaaggcagcagaagacagcctaagtctttgggctcccagacccacatgggagaccacgatgaggctcctggttcctggcagagacctggccattgcagctatctggggagtgaaccagtggattggaagatctccttccctccctccctctaattctacctttcaaataattaacagaaattaaaaaaaaaagaagaagaagaagaagaagaaaagaaaagaaaagaaaagaaaagaaaagaaaagaaaagaaaagaaaagaaaagaaaagaaaagaaaagaaaagctgagtgac
It includes:
- the LOC133766475 gene encoding LOW QUALITY PROTEIN: leucine-rich repeat-containing protein 42-like (The sequence of the model RefSeq protein was modified relative to this genomic sequence to represent the inferred CDS: inserted 3 bases in 2 codons): MSYYLNSENHRDPGPIYVRENGQLHVVSLALDNVRSSLQNPRPFQLFSKGFSVELCMNREDDTAXREKTDHFIFTYTWEGNLRYSAKSLFNLVLGFISDNVDHIDSLIGFPEQIAEKLFSAAEARQKFTEPGAGLTALQKFTEAHGSLVLCSLCLRNRYLVISEKPEEIKSFWGLTCLDLSCCKLGDNHKLLEYLTNEALSSVTQLHLKDNCSSDAGVRKMTAPVQVMKRGLENLTLLNLSCNPEITDAGIGYLFSFRKLNCLDISGTRLKDVKAVKHKLQAHIGLVHSKVPLKESDHSIRKTKGWADQTVRQWEWKMVKSVKTPTAAEPRKTAQYFYSSRFLTEASLRCPLEDTSGKLQFYREKTADSHGPLLKHEAVSTQESKSKKRXKSEKEQSNSSQASKQKCVCLTVQDWDSVNAY